The genomic interval GATATCAGTAATTTGCGGCCTACTTCGCTTACCTTTGGTTCAGATGGATTGGGTATGGGTAAAGATAATTTTAAAAATACACCTGCTATATTGTCCCCACGTATTTCTATATTTGCAAGTATGTTAGTACAAGAGCCTGACGGAATTACTACTATAATCAGGTATCCAGAAGCAACCTATAAGCGTCCTATTGTTAGACCGCAAAAGCAAAATCACCAATTAAATACTGCGTCCGAGGTATTGGTGTCAGGAGGTTTTGGATTTGTTTCTGAAAAACCAACCGATATTACTACCAGTAGTATTACGCATAAGGATTATAAAAAGGTTTGGAGTAGCTCGACCAGTAAGGGCATTTCCTATAACCTTAAAATGGAGTATTATCAACCACTTAATATCATAAAAGGAATAGGGATTTCAGCAGGAGCAAACTATATACAAAGTATACAACAAATCGCGTTCAATTATATATATAGTGAGATACCGGTAAGAGACAGTGCAACAAAGCAAATTTTGGGCTATGTTAAATTGCCAAACAATAGTCAGCAAATTATTCCAAACTCAAATGTTACTAATACTGAATTGACATTGCTCGCAAGAGTTTATTATACCCCGATTCATTCACGCTTGATGGATTGTAAAGTTTTATTTGGTGCAAGTGTGGATGTATATAGTAAAAGCAAAGGTGTTTTCTACGATATTGACAAAGCTAACACAATTGAGGGTAGCCGTAAGCATAGCGGCATGCTTATTCCCGAATGGGGCATCGCGTTTCGATATTATTTAAGTGAACATTCCAGTTTGAACATTGGTTACAGTGGCAGGATTTCCAAATGGAACTTGAGCCAATATAGAGGCAATGTAATAAATCGGGGATTGCAGCAAAATTTACAGATTGGAATTGGGTTTAATTTTTAAAGAATATATATATGAAATTTAGATTTGTGAGGTTGACCAAAATTATATTGTTTTTTTTGATGACGGCCAATGTTGTTCAAACACAAGCTCAGAAATTAAACAGGATGGGTAATGGCCTGCCCTATTCAGGAGATGAGAGAAATGCCAACCAAGGATTTCATACCGAGATTAATCCGTTTAATAATAAAGTATATTATCCAGTTTTTTGGAAAACGGCAGATAGTAATACTTATAAATTATTTTTAGATATTTGGGATGGTGATAAGTGGTCTTTTTCTGATACCTTTACAATAATAGATACGGTTCATACGCAGCAAATCTATTATAACCAATTTAATCATTACCAATTTGGATTTAACAAAGACACAGTGATATTTGCTTATATAACTTATAAGGTTGACGCATCGAATAAAATAACTTCAAGTTTGGCAAACGTTATCAAGTATGATGGTATTTCATGGCTGCAGATAGGCATTCCATTTATGTTAAATATAATGCATACTAATTCACTTGATGGTGAAGTCTGCACTATAGTAAAATGGCAGGATACAATCAGAATAATTGGGGCAATTCCCTTAAGTTCTTTAGGGAAGGTTTTTAAATGGATGAGTAAGCTAGTAAATGGGAATTGGGAAGAAGACCATTCGTTAGATTTAGCCAGCAACCAAGGTTTCAGAGCTGACTTAAGTAATGTGCTCGTTAACAATGATTCTCTTTGGATTACTTTAAAATATCGAGATTCTGTTTGGTGTTTCGTAGGTAAGCAATATATTGGATATCGGATTAAGTTTTTTGGAGGGTTTTATAATGAGTATAAATTAGCGATTAAAAACAGCGAAATTTATTTGTTAGGATTTATGAGCAACTCGTTCGAATATAAATTATTTAAATTACAAAATAATTCATTCGAATCAATTAATACAGGAGTTAATATTCTGGGCTATGGGTGGGAATATAGCATTAATGTGGTCGATAATGTGATAGTGATATCGCCATTGAATGGAAGTGAGTATTACTATATAGAGAGTGCTGGAAAATATGTAGTATTTAACAGTAGTGTTAAAACTAGCATTTATTCTAAATTGTGGTGTTATTCTAATGGTAAGAATTTATATTTTTCGGGGAATATTACAAATATTAGTCCCAGTAATATTGCTAGTGCATCTCTTACCAAAGGTATTATAACGGGGAAAACCTATCATGATAAAAACTTGAATAGTATATTAGATAGTGGTGAAAATATTATACCCTATGCTATAGTTTATAGTTCCGATACTATTCATAAAAATATTGCGACCCTTAGTGATAACAAGGGTAAATATTCAGTTTTTGTAGATTTCAATACACCTATTAGCCTTAGTGCCAAAAAAGGCAAACACACCATTGAAACAGAAGTACAGTATGATACCGTAGATGTTCAGGGAACAAAAT from Bacteroidota bacterium carries:
- a CDS encoding T9SS type A sorting domain-containing protein, with amino-acid sequence MKFRFVRLTKIILFFLMTANVVQTQAQKLNRMGNGLPYSGDERNANQGFHTEINPFNNKVYYPVFWKTADSNTYKLFLDIWDGDKWSFSDTFTIIDTVHTQQIYYNQFNHYQFGFNKDTVIFAYITYKVDASNKITSSLANVIKYDGISWLQIGIPFMLNIMHTNSLDGEVCTIVKWQDTIRIIGAIPLSSLGKVFKWMSKLVNGNWEEDHSLDLASNQGFRADLSNVLVNNDSLWITLKYRDSVWCFVGKQYIGYRIKFFGGFYNEYKLAIKNSEIYLLGFMSNSFEYKLFKLQNNSFESINTGVNILGYGWEYSINVVDNVIVISPLNGSEYYYIESAGKYVVFNSSVKTSIYSKLWCYSNGKNLYFSGNITNISPSNIASASLTKGIITGKTYHDKNLNSILDSGENIIPYAIVYSSDTIHKNIATLSDNKGKYSVFVDFNTPISLSAKKGKHTIETEVQYDTVDVQGTKYHNIPMKTPVIKDLAIKVLSKNLTFARKADTIQYTICVRNNGIMANDVFITASFDSLMDTISLGNFTYNSGILSLKIDTINPNEVKEYTISLWANTKYQLGDYNYVAACVQQSDYDSDSSDNCDTLRQEIISAYDPNAKQCYPSGQTDRKVREIVYQINFENEGSDYARNVVISDTLSSQLPAYEITLNHSSHPYKLSIDGNILYFTFENINLLPNKQDQKASKGYINFSAKLKRDMNSGETIVNKANIYFDFEKPVLTNIASIKRVDKIDTTSNTNGLAKTFSAPSGFTVYPNPTSGSIVVSNTSGLNESIGIYTLDGRLIYTATINSFSAKSIDLGEHPCGIYLLKNNYGEHLKLFYNK